The Hevea brasiliensis isolate MT/VB/25A 57/8 chromosome 1, ASM3005281v1, whole genome shotgun sequence DNA segment TGAAGCACTAGAAAGCCCAACAGTggataagaagaagaagataggttTTGCTACTTTTGCCACTGGGATTGTCCATGGGCTGCAACCAGATGCATTGATGATGGTCTTGCCTGCGCTTGCATTGCCTTCACGCTTGGCTGGTGCTGCATTTCTCATCATGTTCCTATTGGGAACTGTTGTTGCAATGGGAAGCTATACAGTATTTATAGGCTCGTGTAGTCAGGCATTAAAGGATCGAGTACCAAGAATTACTGAAAAACTCACTTGGATTTCTTCTTTCATTGCAATTGCTCTTGGCCTGGCCATTATCATTAGCCAGTTTTTTGGATTTAGCTTGTATTAATGCATCTAAAACAGGCACCAAGATTCATATTTGCAAGCCAGCATTTAGTGTTAGAGAAAGATCTTTAGAAAGGAATAGTCAATTCATTTTCTgctgaaagaaaaaagaaatctgCAGCATCTTATCTCGGTGAGAAACATCATCTTTATTATTTTGCTTTTTGAGTTTGTACTTTTTGACATACAAGTGAAGCCTATGTCTTTAAGAAGTCTTTGTAGTTCAGTCGTGATAGAATTTGCGTTCAGTTGAACAATATAAGCCTttagttgaattatttgatgCAATACATTTCTTGTACTCCTCATTGGAGTCCTCGTATCTGACTGTTCTTATGGGATTTGCGATAGGTGACTGCCAACATAGCCATATTGACCTGACCTTTTATCATTCTTACCTTGTATAGTGACATTGTTTTTGTCCATTTCGTTCTCGTCTTTAAATTGACTAAAGATATTTTTGTTTTCTCTTGACATGTGAGGTGTGATTTTCATTAAGCAAAGGCATAAGGTTTACAAGATAAACCAAAGAAGACCAGATACTCCCTAGAGGTTGAAAGAAATTGCCCAAGATACAAACAGGGCTTATCATAAATCGgttttgaaaaaaaattgaactgaactaaTCTAATTCAATTTTTCAGTCAACTGGTTCGGTTTTTGTTAACCCAAGATATTTCTTCACTAACAACTCTACCCCCAGAATAATATTCGTATCGAAAATTGAACTACAATGAAATCAAAACATTAAAGAATTGGACTAGAACTACATAACCCAGTTTGTAAAGCCCTAGCTAAAAGGGTGCGCGTAAACTTTGATTCTGCAAAAGAAGCCATGAAAGTACCTTCTGGAAATAGAAATAGAATATATATGGACTAAGAATTCATCTTCTCATGTCATATGCAAGAAATCCTCATAtttccttatgttttaatttacaAAACGAATAAACTTGCTTAAATGGTCTTTTCAAAACAAAATAAGTTATTGAAAACGAATTTAAACAAGAACTTCTCAATGCTAAGAGTGATTTGTGAAACTCTAGACATACTTGGAGACTCGAACTAGGAATTAAATGAACGATGAGGGCTCCAACTCCAACTTGGCGGCCCCTTTTATTGGAATTGGCTTTCCACCTAAACCAATTAATGGAGTAGGGATGGGTCAATTTATTTGGGTTGATAAGCTGCTAGTATGAGCATGTTGACCGAGCTACCATCATCCATAAACATTCTTCTAGCATCAAAATTTTCTATCAGGCCTTTGGAAGACAAAAGCATATGTATGCAGTGCCCCAGTTCCTTTTTTGTCTTTTGGTGTGAAAGTGATGGATTGTGAATTGGATGGACACTCTTCATGGATGGAGTACACTCTTTTGCTTGGAAGAGTTGCCCCCCAAAGCTCCTCTAGCTATGACTTTTCTTTTATCAATCCTATATTGGTCTCAAGGCCTTTTAACTCTATATATCCTTTGGATTTTTTGTCGTTTGTTTATCACTTACAAAACACTTCAGCGATCCCTGTTGGGTTTGTCATTCTATTTTTTACATTAAGTTTCCGCATTCTTTCATAtcatggctttttttttttttaattttttttttttataaatgagaatttttatttataataatttcagGAAAAACATTGCATCAATGGTCTAACTAGCAGACCGATCCCATACACCCAAATTAGGACAAGGCATGTTAAGTGAAAAAAACCTGGAGGATGAGGTATATCAACCGGATACAGAAAGCAAACCAATAGGGTACAAAACAAACCATAACAAAACAGGTACCAAACAAGATAGCTAGAACAGCAATCCAAAAACATTAAGAGAAAACAACATAAGAAAACTAGAAAAAAACAAATCAAACCAAGAAAATGCCTCAAACAAAACAAATACACCACTAAAAGAAAGCAATGAAGTCCGAAGTACAATTTAGTCCTTGTTTTGCTAGAGAATCTATAATAAAGTTTCCTTCAAGAAGAGTGTGGGTTACTCGAACTGATGATAGAGTCTTTAAAAGGGCTAGTATCTCATTAATGGTAGAACTAAGTTTCCCTAGTGTAGAGTTTGGATCCAAAACCCACGAGACTGTATTTCATGAATCTGATTCAAGAATAATGGATGGTATTGAAGAGAATAGATTTGGCGATGAGATTAATATCTCTAAAGCTTTATGGATAGCTAGAAGCTTAACGGCACTTGAGTCAAGACAACTAGCTGGGCAAGAAAAAACACAACAAAAATGTCCATTAGAATTGCAAAGCACTCCTCAGTTGCACTCAAACTAGGCTTCCGCAAGACCCATCCATGTTCCATTTCAAATAAGGGAATGGTGGAGCAGACAATATAGTCAAAGGACGTTTCTTCTTCGAATTAAACCATGATTTTGTAGTAGCCAAAGTGAGCAATCCATAGCTAGGAAAGTGTAGTGATGAAAGCTATTTTGACAATTTATAAGAATTAAAATAGCTTAAAAGACAAAGGAAGATAGACTGCAAAAAtccatagtttttttttttattaatttgaaagTGTTTAAATACAACTCAAACATAACTAAAATGCATAGAGATGTCTTGAAAATAAGATAAACATGACCATGAATAATAGAAATAGAAATTCACTCTTAATGGCTAGTAACAGACTTCCTGAAAAATAGGAAACTAAGAACATTTATTCAGCAACACTTGCAGCCCTTATGTAGCATTTTTAATCCTTAAAATGCACCACATTTAACAGCTTAACAACTGACAAGAGTTGTAACCTCAATCCTTACAATTAAGGCCACATCAGCAAACTTAATCAGCATCTTAAAATGCATCAGTAACCAATTCTGTTGTACTTGATGcacactactaacaatctcctccTTGCATCAAGGACCGTAGATTTCAAGTTTTCCTCTCAAAAACTCAAATCTGCTAATAGGAAGTCGCTTGGTAAATATTTTAGTAGCCTGATCCTCAGACTTGCAATAAAGCAAACTCACATCACCATTCTTCTGCACTTCCCCTAAGAAAAATAATTTGATATCAAAATGCTTGGTCTTCCCCTGGAAGGCATGATTATTTGAAATGGAAGTTGCTGCCTGATTGTCCACCAAAATTCTAGTGCCTTTTACTTACTCCATACATAGATCACACAAGATCTTTCTCAACCAAATGGCCTGGTTAATAGATGCTGTTGCAACAACAAACCCAGCTTTAGCAGTTGACTGAGCTATTGTCTCCTGCTTCTTTGAGCACCATGAGAAAACTCCTAAACCAAAACTAAAATAACACCCTGAGTTACTCTTCATGTCATCCAAGGAACCTGCATAATCTTGTCAAAGAATCCAAATAATTTGAAATCTTAAACTCTTCTGAACAGAACTCCATAGTTGACAAGTCCTTTGACATATCTAACCACTCTCTTAGTTGCTTTCAAATGCAATTCACTTGCACAGTGCATGAATTAAGAGAGAACACTTATTGCATACAAAATATCAGGCCTTGTAGAAGTAAGATACATTAAGCAGCCAATCAGACTTCTGTAGAATGCCTCATCCACCTTTCCACTTCCATGTTCTTTACATAACTTCTCCTTTTGATTCATACGTGTGTTTACAGCTTTGCAATCTTCCATTTGAAACTTCTTGAGAATTTCCTTAGCATATTTGTTTTGAGAGATGAATACTTCATTCTTCTTTTGCTTGATCTCCATGCCAAGGAAATAAGAAATCAAACCAAGGTTAGTCATTTCAAAGACCTTCATCATTTCCTATTTGTATTCTTCAATCAGTGTAGCATTACTCCCTGTCCCTAAAAGATCATCAACATACAAGGAAATGATAAGTATATCAACACTAGAATAGTTGACATAAAGTGTTGATTCAAATAGCACTTCTAATCCCTAAAATGCACCACATTTAATAACTTAACAACTGAACAAGAGTTGCAGCCTCAATCCTTGCAATTAAGGCCACATTAGCAAACTTAATTAGCATCCTAAAATGCATCAGCAACCAATTCTTATTTTAAGTATTCTAGTGTTGATATACTTATCATTTCCTTATATGTTGATGATCTTTTGGTGACAAAGAGTAATGTTGCACTGATTGAAGAATTCAAATAGGAAATGATGAAGGTCTTTGAAATAACTAACCTTGGTTTGATGTCTTATTTCCTAGGTATAGAGATCAAGCAGAAGGAGAATGAAGTATTCATCTCTCAAAACAAATATGCAAAGGAAATTCTCAAGAAGTTTCAAATGGAAGATTGCAAAGCTGTAAACACACCTATGAATCAAAAGGAGAAGCTATGTAAAGAAGATGGAAGTGGAAAGGTGGATGAGGCATTCTACAGAATTTCAATTTGCTGCTTAATGTATCTTACTACTACAAGGCCTGATATTTTGTACGCAGTAAGTGTTCTCTCTAGATTCATGCACTGTGCAAGTGAATTGCATTTGGAAATAACTAAGATAATGGTTAGATATGTTAAAAGAACTATCACTTATGGAGCTTTTttccagaagagttcaagatttcaAATTATTTGGATTCTTTGGTAGTGATTGGGTAGAGTCCTTGGATGACATGAAGAGTACCTCAAGGTattgtttaagtttttatttaggAGTCTTCTCATGGTGCTCAAAGAAGTAGGAGATAGTAGCTCAGTCAACTATTAAAGCTGTGTTTATTGGTATAACAACAATTGTGAACTAGGCCATTTGGTTGAGAAAGATCTTGTGTGATCCATGAATAAAGCAAGTAGAAGGCACTAGAATTTTGGTGGACAATCAAGCAATAATTTCCATCTCAAACAATCCTATCTTTCATGGGAAGACCAAGCATTTCAATATCAAATTGTTTTTCTTAGGGGAAGTGCTGAAGAATGGTGACGTGACTTTGCTTTATTGTAAGACTAAAGATCAGGCTGCTAACATATTTACCAAGCCACTTGAGTTAAAGTAATAAGATCCATTGTAGAGATGCTTTTTCCATGAAAGATTGATTCATTTCTTGCCAACCAAAAGGTCTAGGTGATGGCATAAAAAAGATTTAGCCAGAATCTTTTTTAGAATTAACCATATGCAAGAGTTTCCCATTCACCTAAAAAAGAAGAGACATAATTTAGTATACATATCTTGATATCCAACAGTTAAGAAACCATACTCAAAGAAGCCAAGATTTTttgcagtgatgaaaaatatgaGCCACCATTTCAATTCCAACCAAACACCAAGGACAAAAATTCTGAGATTGGGGGATTATTTTTTTGCGATAAGCTAATCTCTAGTACATAGACGGTCTTGACAAGCAAGCCAAACTAAGAGTTTTG contains these protein-coding regions:
- the LOC110638664 gene encoding uncharacterized mitochondrial protein AtMg00810-like → MMKVFEITNLGLMSYFLGIEIKQKENEVFISQNKYAKEILKKFQMEDCKAVNTPMNQKEKLCKEDGSGKVDEAFYRISICCLMYLTTTRPDILYAVSVLSRFMHCASELHLEITKIMVRYVKRTITYGAFFQKSSRFQIIWILW